ccctccctcctctttccccccctcccaacccccgtcctcccctccctctctccctccctcccgccctcctcacCACGGATGGAGCTTGTAGACGGAGCCGTCCACTCCCACGGTgatcttcatctcctcctggcTGCGGTGCTCCCGCATGCGGTTGATGACGGCGGCGAGCCCCGCCCCGCACATGTGGGCGGAGCGCGTCGACACGCTCTCGCACGCCAGGCGCACGATGTCGCAGTCCAGCTCCGACGGCAGCACCCCCAGCGTGGACAGGATGTTGTAGATCTGTTTCCTGTCGCCCGAGTCACTGAGGGGAACAGGAAGGGACATGACACGTGTGTGTAGCTCCCTGTGTTACGCAGGAAGGctccctgtgttctctgtgtgtgcatgctaggAGGGGAAAGTGCAGGTGCTGTGGATTCGTGAGGTGGATGTCTGCGAGGAGTCatagggggtggaagggggtcaACTGCTTGTGTGCCAACCGTACAAATCGTTCGAGGTATAGTCGGGAAGTTCTACGGGGGGCAAGCGGGGGGAGTGACTTGTGACCTCACGGCGACCCCTCACCTCTCGACCTGGGAGACGTAGCGCGTCTCGAAGCTGAAGCGGGTCTTGAGCTGTTCGGACGCCTCGCCGTCGAACAGCAGCTCCTCGTTGACCAGCTTCAGCAGCACCAGACGCACCAGCTCCCCCATGTACTTCCCGCTGATCAGCTTCTCATAGCTGCGGGGGCCGGCGAgaaggcggggggtgggggggggggaggaaaacaAGATATGGGTGTAGGAAAGGGGAAAGgaaagtgtgggagagaggaaaaaaggaggaggggggggggaggaaacgtGCGTCACAAAACACGTGAACATCCCAGtcatcaagagagagagagagagagagagagagagagagagagagagagagagagagagagagagagagagagagagagagagagagaggaggggagaggtccaGCCTAACCAGGTCAGTGGTTGTCAGGGCGCAGAGTAAACAATCATTAGGCCCCTAGAAAGAGAGAACTCGTTAATCTGGCCCCCTGTGCCCGGAGACAGCCCACTGACGTCCGCACAAATCCCGCCATTCACAAACAGAGGTGGGGAAAAACAACACGGTTACCTAGCAACGCGCAGGTACGCGTCAGACCGAGGTGGCCGTCTCATGCTCAGCTGCATGGGACAAACAGAAAACCTTCACACACGTGTCTGACCCTGAGGCTAcagaaaggaaggaggaaagaaggaaggaaggtggcaagagtggatggaaggaagggatgcaaggagggagggaaggaagattgcaaggaaggaaggaaggatgcatggaaagaaggatggatggatggaagaagACAAGGAAGAAAGgtaggaggaaaggaaggaaccaaggaagggaggaagggagggagggaaggaggggagggaggggaggactcACAGCTGCTTTCCAGGGTTGAGGGAGGTCTCGTCCACCACCCTGTCGTACTCCAGCCTGAACTCCTCCAGCTCCCCGTTGGCCCCGAAGGCCCCCcactctgtgttcacacacatgcggccctcctccccctccaccagctccaccGTGCCCATCTCCTCCATGTAGCAGGCGTTACAGCCCGTACCTGAGGCACACGGGGAgagggctgagggggaggggtgtgtgtgtgtgtggggggtgaggtggtaagaggggggagggggtgttgtgtctgtgtgtgtgtgtgtgtgtttccttacCTACGATCATCCCCACTTCACAGCTGCGGTCCTCGTAGTAGCAAGAGATCATGGTGGCGACGGTGTCATTCACCATGGCGACCACATCCATCTCAAAGTCCTGCAACAGACGTGAGGAACATTCACCCTCACATCCATATGACCATTCACCCTCACATCCATATGACCATTCACCCTCACATCCATATGAGAAACAGGCACCCTCACATTCACAATGAGGGACACATGTGGGTGGGGTGTAGTAACTGGAATTCCTACCCCTCTCCTTTTGATAGCGTCTCGAAGCAGCCCAACCACATTGTTGCCCTCTGCCCCCGAAGCCTTGAAACCCTTGGTCCAGTTCAGCAGGATtccctgagaggaggagaggaaaggaagaggacTCAGTCAACATCCGGTTCCAATTCCTTTTAAAGTCTTCAACTCAAACTGAAAAtgtcatgtgtttctgtgtaggtGCGTGTCGCACCTTGTCGATGTCCTCGTGTCggacagggaaggagaaggtAAAGCCAAGAGGTAGCTtcttgtgtttgatgtgatgtttGTCCAGGAAGTCTGAGATACACTCTGCAATGTAGTCAAACAGCTGTAGGGAGGAGACAGGTAGGAGGACGGGGGAAGGGGGTTCGCGAAACCACATTAcaagtgtgacaggaaacagaaagggGGTGGATGTCAAACGTTTCACACTTGGTCATTTTTACAAGCAGGCTTCCATGGAGACTTTTGGGTAGACTTGAGTACACTTTGAAGTCGACTTCTGAGTGCTCTCCGAGTGCGTACTTCCGAGTGCACACtcaccatttcggcagtgcctGTCATGGCATCTTCTGGGATGGAGTACATCTGGTGCTTGGTCTCCACCTTCCACCCCCGCTCCTCGTCCTCACCCACCTTGACCAGCATCACCCGGAAGTTGGTGCCTCCCAGATCCAGAGCCAGGAAATCCCCCACCTCTGAAGGAACACACACGAACATCGAAACACAAGACTGAGGCCTGCCATCTTGGAATTTCCATCCTCAGAGAGTGTGTACTTATCTTCCATCCCTAGAGCATGTACTTATCTTCAATCCCCAGAGTGTGTACTTATCTTCCATACCTAGAGAGCGTGTACTTATCTTCAATCCCCAGAGTGTGTACTTATCTTCCATACCTAGAGAGCGTGTACTTATCTTCAATCCCCAGAGTGTGTACTTATCTTCCATACCTAGAGAGCGTGTACTTATCATCCATCCCCAGAGAGCATGTACTTATCTTCCATCGCTAGAGAGTGTGTACTTATCTTCCATCCCCAGAGAGCGTGGACTTATCTAGTGTGTAGTGCTAATGTTCCCTACCCGCTCCCCCCCTAGGAACAGAGTGCCCACCTGATCCTTCGGGGGTGGAGCAGACGTAAGTGGGGAGCATTTTCACGCTGGCCTCCTCGTGAGTCTCGACACGCAGCCCCCGGTCCATCTCCCTCTGCATCCTCCCCATCACCTCCTTCAGatcctccttctccaggcgAAACTCGGACAGGATCTGCTCCACCTGCAGAGGAGAGGCGGAGCTCAGCGGGAGAGCATGTGACCACACGTTGTGGTTCCCcctgtacgttgctttggatacaaGCATCAGCGAAATGAACgacaaaaggagaggaggacacaaTACTTTTATGGTGTGGCGATTACGTTGCTAGCAGTCACTATAAAGCAGGAGGAGCCAGGGTGAATGTCAGGCGATAAACGAAAGTGCTCGAATCCGTctgagaagggaggaaggaggagcttGGTAGACTAATCACCTCATAGAGAATACGTGTCATGGAAGTAAGACAAAGTCCACAAAGCAAAAACTGAAATGtcttcttccactctctctgttctgcTTCTGATGCGTCAAACCTTCATTCAGCCAATGTCACAAAAATCGACTTCAAAAAAACGTTTCAAAGTCATATTCTGACCCTCACCACAGTGATGGACGGCATTTCTCATATTTCCCACATGACAGGACGGCACATATCTGAATGTCTAATACGAAGCGTGTGTGGAGACCATACACACAACCGTCTTGCAGGTTTGCAAGCAAAACAGTCAACACATGACCCGAAACACACGATACATGCACCCCCTAACAAGGAATCAGAGTGCCTGGTGAATGAAGACCGAGTGGAGACCGAACACTGTCTTACCATGAAGATCCTCTCTACCACGGACCTGTAGACGCAAGGCATGTTCAACATTTGGTGAGACTCGACAGCTGGGGTCTTCACAGGCATTCGAGATGTTCTGCTCTTTCTGTGCTTCGAGATGTGCGGGCGAGAAAGTTccgcaagctgtgtgtgtgtgtctgtgtgtgtgtggaaactgTGAGCACGCGCGATCTGTAGAGGGACACGACATCTTTTATACGATCAGGCAGAGTGGGTCGGCTCTGAGGACGGGCCATCTGTGTGCACACCTCTTTAGCCTTCACCTCACCTGGCCACGGggttcacatgcacacactcacacacacatctgtatcTCTTTTGGAGTCCGAAGCCTTTTCACTTTTAACTGATAAACACGCTTAAACATGGGTGAAACAACGCCCTTCTCAGGAGGGAGCATGATTTCACAGCGTGCTGCTTTTTCTTAGAAACATATCCACATATCACATCTGATCTCATGTTTTATGTTCACCTTTTATCCACGTGAAACCTTCTACCTGGTCAGTCTTACACAGTTGACCTGGTAGATGTTTAACCTGGATTTTCGGTATCTCACGTTTTAACTGAGTAGAAAGACTAATCCACACACATCAAGGTTTAACCCGTATATGAAGAGTTGAGACCCCTAACAATGATTTACTGGTGTTTGATCTGTAGGAAGTATGTTAGCAGTGCTGTGAACTCGTGCTCAACCCACGGACATCGATCGCTTTACAGCAAGGATGGTGTTTCATAAGCATCCTTGGAAAACCATCATAAAGTGCATCAATCTGACCCCAAGGACATGGCCCCCATTGGTCACGCCAGTCAGATAAGCAAGGGCACAAAGTCAATTTAGACATCTAAATTTAGAAATTAAACTGTAATTTTAACTCCCTGTGTGGGGGGAATGACCCCCTAAAACAAATACTGCTTTGAAATTCTGTAGTGCTTGTGTCCactaaaacgtttttaaatacaccTGGCCCCCTAACTGTTACGAGGTCAATCTGATAGATCCATGTGACCTTTTCCCAACTAGCACTAAAAAGTTTGCCAAGGGAGTGTAGCAGTGACCCTGACCTGcagataaacaaacacaatttCACCAGCAGATCAGCAGAGCGTTGATGTAATGCATGCTTCAGTTCATTTTATAGGAACTTTTAGCAAGAATCTGTGTTTGTAACATGTCGGTTTGAATGCCTGTTTGTCCCCTCATCAGGGACTGTATACCTTGCCATAAATGATGTCAGACCAgattccctgcctgcctgctgatctgactgcctgtctgtctttgtgtctgtctgactgcctgtctacctgccaaGAAAGGAATGGAGGAAAACAGGCTTGTAggttccacacacacgcacacgtgtgcaagtgtacacacacacacgcacatgcgtgcgcacacacacatgcactgacatgcatgtgcatgtgtcgaACTGCAATGTGGAACCTCCACCTGTTTGCATCCGGTGGCAGGTCCATTCATGACTGAGACTTGGGTGTATCTCCACCTGCCTCGAAGGGTCTCTTTGCTTGGCCTAAACCACTCAGTGCCCAACAATTTCAGCAACATAACAGGATATAAGATGACGATCTAAGATAATTCAGACAAAGTACTGGCTATGGGTGTCATTTATATTAGAGAATGTATTTGAACTGCTCTGCCAGTCATTTGTCTGGAGTAGATTAGAATAATCTGCTTTGATTTTGAATCGTTGGATTGACACTATCTGCCGATAATTACAACACATTGAGCTATAAATGATCAGAAGACCTTACCTTCTCCATCGTATGAGGGTCCATATGGTACATATCACCTGGATCATGGGTGCTGGGTACTTATAAGAATTTCCCAGGTGAACAGTTAGCAGTTATATTGATTGTAGTGATATTGCTACATTCTGTGCAGATAAGAATTATTGTGCTTGAACACAAAATCTTTATTAAAACCTAGTTGCTATATGGATCAGGTCGATTTATTTGTCCAAACAGGAACAGTCCAATACATTGATTCTCGCTTGCATGTCTGCCAAAATAAACTTTTTGTTCGTTGTTTTTAGTACAGTTTGTAAGGTCACAATCTAAACAGACAGAATCCAAGGGTAGCTGAGTGCGTAATCCTTATAAGGATTTTTCTTAATTATTGCCTTTACCGTGTTCATCAATGGTTCTGTACAAACCTAGAATACAGTTTTTAGAATATCTTGAAAATTATTATTTCCCTTTTTTGGTGATCCGGTCCAACAGTTCCTTGGTCAGAAAAATATTCATGATCTCCATCCAATTCCTTCAACGTCAAGGATTAAACAAAGTAACCAATAAGAGAAACGTCCGCAGCG
Above is a genomic segment from Osmerus mordax isolate fOsmMor3 chromosome 24, fOsmMor3.pri, whole genome shotgun sequence containing:
- the gck gene encoding hexokinase-4, yielding MPVKTPAVESHQMLNMPCVYRSVVERIFMVEQILSEFRLEKEDLKEVMGRMQREMDRGLRVETHEEASVKMLPTYVCSTPEGSEVGDFLALDLGGTNFRVMLVKVGEDEERGWKVETKHQMYSIPEDAMTGTAEMLFDYIAECISDFLDKHHIKHKKLPLGFTFSFPVRHEDIDKGILLNWTKGFKASGAEGNNVVGLLRDAIKRRGDFEMDVVAMVNDTVATMISCYYEDRSCEVGMIVGTGCNACYMEEMGTVELVEGEEGRMCVNTEWGAFGANGELEEFRLEYDRVVDETSLNPGKQLYEKLISGKYMGELVRLVLLKLVNEELLFDGEASEQLKTRFSFETRYVSQVESDSGDRKQIYNILSTLGVLPSELDCDIVRLACESVSTRSAHMCGAGLAAVINRMREHRSQEEMKITVGVDGSVYKLHPCFQARFHKIVRELTPHSDITFIQSEEGSGRGAALISAVACKMAACMLTQ